The following proteins come from a genomic window of Macrobrachium nipponense isolate FS-2020 chromosome 18, ASM1510439v2, whole genome shotgun sequence:
- the LOC135196503 gene encoding protein GVQW3-like has protein sequence MSERIEQSYCIKFCYKHGDTQVQTIQKIQQAFGDEAMGITQIKEWYNRFKQGQTSVESKPRSGRPFTSRNEEFVENVRRIVEDDRLITINEIIEEVGISTGSVHTILTEDLAMQRVSAKFVPKLLVDQQKQLRLEIAP, from the coding sequence ATGTCGGAGCGCATCGAGCAGAGCTACTGCATTAAGTTCTGCTACAAACATGGTGATACACAAGTGCAAACTATCCAGAAGATTCAACAAGCCTTTGGCGATGAAGCCATGGGAATAACACAGATAAAGGAGTGGTATAATCGCTTCAAGCAAGGACAAACCTCAGTTGAGAGCAAGCCACGGTCAGGCAGGCCATTCACCAGCAGAAACGAAGAATTCGTTGAAAATGTTCGTCGAATAGTGGAGGACGACCGTCTTATAACCATCAACGAAATTATTGAAGAAGTAGGAATAAGCACAGGATCAGTTCATACAATTTTAACGGAAGATTTGGCCATGCAACGAGTGTCTGCTAAATTCGTTCCCAAGTTGCTGGTGGATCAGCAGAAACAACTACGCCTGGAAATTGCACCATGA